GGCGAGGGGGGAAGACGAGGACTTCGCAGAGGGAGATCGCCGACCTGGGCGGAAGTGGTCgcagaggaagacgacgatgcgTGGACGTGTCTGGAGGATGGATGAGATGCAATTGGGGGTCGTTGGTAGAGATCCATGGTCGCAAGAAGGGCTAGCTCGAATGGGGACAGAGCAGAACTCCCACGCGGCGGTTGGAGGAACAGGTAAGATTAGTATTGGCAAAGAGGATTTGCCGagtgagaggaagaagagatgcCTGCGATTCCAAGCGAGAGTGCTGGCATGGCCCAATCTCTGGTCGGTCGGAGCTCGCTGAGATGAGATGATGAGATTGAGAAAGAGGAATTGGTACGACCAGGACGCGGACAATCACATGGGAACGAGTGGTGTGAAGTTCGACTGGCCCAGCGCAGATTCAGGGGCTCTCCATGTGTGGAGGAGACGTGCAGAAAGTTTGATCCAGTCGGATTCATCCGAGACGGACCTCGGAGCTTAAAGGTAGGTTATCTAGGGGTGTCGATCATCAATATGCTGATTCAATATTTGATGGGAGGAGAAGACATTCCGTACGAACGAGGAGCAATGTCTATACCACAGAGCATCTCTGCAAGCACGATTTTGAGAAGCACTGTGATGAATAATCATGTATCCAACTGCAACCTCATCAAAGGCGTCGGTCGGACACCGTTCCTCAACCCTGGCTATACAGCAGCGCCCAAAGTACACGTAGTACCTTGTTCCTTGCTTGCAGACTGCAGCATCATTCCCGACCACGCACGCAGATACGAAAGTACAGCAGGCCAGCATGCATCATGCGGGCGGGTAAGCTGCTGTAAGGGCCCGTCAAACCGCGCCTTGCCCCTGCATGAAGGCGCGAAAACGAACCAAGCTGTGAAGGACGAGTTCAGGAACTCgccacaaccaccaccaccatcaccgacATCAACCAAAAAAACTCCCGAGCTCGAAGTGTCCAGAACGTGGGGAACTCCCGCATCGCCACAGCAAAGACCACAAGATCGTCCGACCGCGAAAAATGGTCCACGAGTCATGAAGCGAACGCGTCTTCGACTTTGCGGTAGTGGTTGCATGGCGCTGCAAAGTGCCGATTTTCAATGCACTACGCCTGATTTGCGACGGCGAGAACCCGGGATTGGAGATTGCACGAACGTCGGATGTGCGACTGCGTGAGGTCACTGAGGTGACGTCGCACAGTTTCATGCTGAATGCCTGATACTGCCGAAGTTTCGACTTCACCGCGGAGCCGCATCGCACGTGGGATGGTATCAAAGCAAAGCAAGGATGCAGCGATTGCACATCGTCTGCGATGATGTCGGTCCCGGTAAAAATTGAAGCGAATTCGAAGACTCCGTCTATTCTATTACCGAACGCTAAAGACAAACCGCTACCGCGAGCACAATCACCAAAAGCTTTCCGCACGTTTCAAGCCTCGAAGCCGCTCCTGTGTATTGCGAAGGCACATTGCTCGAAGTCACACTACCAGCAATTCCACCGGTGGGCTCTGTTgcagtcgacgacgaaggagaGCCTGGCTCCGACGACTTCGTCTCGCCTATACCACCTGCGATGAAGTCGCCTATACCCGCCGACGAGCTCGACGTCTCACCAGCGGGCGCGCCGGAATTCAGCACCACTGGAAGTTGTGTTTGCTCGCCATCTTCAGCAGTCTGATCTTCGCTCGCGGAAAAGGTTGGCACTGTGGTGGAGATCACATTCCCGCCGGCTAGAGTTGTGACGATGACTAGTGGCTCTGCTGTGCCGGAAGGTCTTGAAGGCTGATTCGGCGATTGATCGGGTGCTGGCCGCGTTGAGGAAATCACAGTCCCACCAGCTAGAGTTGTGACAAAGACAATGGACTCTGCTGTGGTCGAAGGTATCGATGGCTGATTTGGTGGTTGATCGCCATTCTCAGCCTGGTTTACGCTGGTAGGCTTCAATGGTGACTCCGAACCGATCGCCTCCGGGGAGTCTGGAGCTGCATCGTTGTCTCCCGCATCTGTGGTCCCCGAAGGTCTCACCAGTCGAGTCGCTGTCTGCAGAGGAGCTCCTGGAACGGGTGACGGACGAGTAGTTTCTGGCTGCGCTGCTTGCTCGTTACCATTGTCGGACTCCGGAGCGTTCCCATTGCCTAGATCAGCCGTGCTCGAAGGCGTCGTCTGCTCAGGCGATTGAGGTGCTGGTTGCGTCTGCGGCTGCGGAGCTGGCGTATCTTCGTCTGTGGAGTCAGGACCTGTATCGGAGCCCGCTGTGCTTGACGGTCTTGTCGGCTGAGACGCTGGTgtttgctgctgctgtggagTATCAGGAGCTGGCCTCGTCTCTGGCTGTTCTGGCTGTGCGTCTTTGCTCGTAGGCTCAGGCGCTGCACCCACCGGATCATCAGCTCGAGATGGCGTTGTTGCGATGGGCTTGGTTGCGAGCGGAGTTTTGGTCTGCTGAACTGGCTCGGGCGTTGGTCTTGGCGCGGTTTGCGATGTCTGTTCGGGAGCTGGCTCAGGCGCGGGCCGCGAGGTCTCTTCAGGCGGAGAAGTACTTCCGCCGTCATTATCAGGAACCGGCTCAACTGGCGCAGCCTGACTCGTACTGCTCGTCTTTTCATCCGTCGTCGTGGCCGCAACCGACCCCAACCTCGCGAAGCGAGTCGTACTCGCCAGCAAGAACGAAGCAGTATTCAGCGGCGTCGCAGGCAAAGGAACCGCGCCACTACACAGACAACTGCTGTAAACAGACACCACCAGATCTGTCGGATTCCAGCTTTGCAAGAGCTGTGTTGCGTATACACCGCCACAGCTACCGCCGCTCGCGCCTGGCATCTGCAGTCCCTTCGTCGCCCCATATGAATAGAAAATACCCTTCGGGTCCTCGGGATCTACCGTCTGAGTTTCCGTGGAGATGTACGTCGGCGatgcgatggaggagagactGGCGGTGTTCTGGTAGCAGCTCGTTGTGCCGGCTGAGACGATGGGGATGCTGCCGTACCAGCGTAGCTCGGCTTCCATGTCGACGTATCCGGAAGGGTATCGACTAGTCCGTGTTAGCGATGTCCTGGATCATGGTGGGTCTGGAGTACTGACATGGTCTGGACGTTGTCGAAACTATCCGTCAACACTGTGCTTCGAGTCGGCACATCGTAGCCCGGGTCGAAACCTCCATTGCTGAGCCATTGTGAAGGATCAAGCGTTGTCGGAGTCGGCTCGCCTGGGAGAGTCACGACGATTCCCGTGGTTATGATCTCCGTGGTGGTCGTTGTGATGCCGAGCGCGgtgtcgatgatgacgacCTCCGTTCCTGAGTTCGGTCAGCGATCGATTGTCGAGACGATGTTGATCCGACGACTCACCAACAGTCACCGGTTGCTTCGATACACTTTGCCATGTGTATTCAAAAGCTACAAGAGGTTGAAAAGTGCAGCACGGTTTGGCTCCGCAACTGGTAGCCGTCGTTGTAAGGAACGTCGGCCACTCGTATCCCGAGCCCAACGGGCAGGAGGCGTTCACGTATCTGGTGCTGGACAACGACGCCATTGTGAACAAGAGCGACCTGCGAGGGAGCGTAAATCATGTTGCCGAAGGATCCAACTTCATATTTGAGGAGAATCGCCTTCGAGGCTGTGGGCGTTCAGCTTGTCCAGGGCCGGAAATCCTTCTATGCGCGATGGAATAGTATCCCTGCTCCTGCCTTTCTCGGACTGACGCTACTGGCTGGGCTCGAAGTCTATTTTAAAAAAGTTGGTGCTGCCATGCATTTACCATCTTTGGACGACGACCGAAGTTGTGCTTCGAATCAAGCCAGATTTGACCATGGCGCACGCCTTATACCCAGCTCTGTCGTGCTTCGAAATCAACCCATTTCGGCCTACTCTTGGTCAAGTACTGTCGTCGAATATGTGTCAGCCCCACGCTTCGGAGCTTGGCACACAACCCCGTAGGATCACTTTGCATATGTAACAAGGTACCCGAATTAAAGCCACTGCTATCGATTGGATATTGGCGTCGCACTTCATTCTCCGAAGCTGATGAAACGCTGCCTCCACCGGTTCGAGCGAACATGGATTATTTTGAGATCGGTCAGCATCTTGGGAAATGCGCCGCACGTGGAGTCTTTTCTTGGCAGAGTTCCTTCTTTTTGATCATCCTCGAGGTAGATTGGCCGTGGACCTGAATGTTGATGGAACTCAGACTCATCCTGGCTTTGCTCAATCCTCATCCTGATCTGAGCGGAGGCGCTCGTTGCACAAGATGAGGACCGTCGCTCTCTTTTGCTTCGGACTTGTCGTGGCTGTGAATGCAAAGGTCGAGATCACCGCAAGGCCACTATCTGTGCCCGCCAGTGGATTCTGGTAAATATGTTTTCATGATTCCCTCTCCGCGGCGCTGACATTGTCCAGGGAAGGCAACGATGGTCGGTGGTCTACATTCAACGTACAGATAGGGAGACCAGGTAGGGTTTTACAAGCACCATCTTCGCAACGACATGCACTGACCAAAATGTCCCATAGCTCAAGTCGTCCGACTCCTTCCCGGAACCTCAGCCACCGCCGCGAACCAAGTCTGGGCCGTCCTCAACGAAGGATGCACGCAAGCCAACCCGGACCTAGATCTCAAAGACTGTATCTCCTCCCGAGGCGGTGTCTTCAAGTCCAACGCATCAACCTCATGGACCACCGCCCGCCTAGAGAACGGCGGTCTCTACGAGATCGATCTGTTCGAAGAAAGCAAACTCGGCTTGTCAGCGAATGCCTACTTCGGCTTCGACGATGTCTCGTTCGGACTTCCCGGCGCTGGAGTTCCTACGCTGTCAAACCAGCTCGTCGCAGGCTTTGCCACCAACGACTTCTTTCTGGGTACGCTGCCGCTCAGTCCCATCAGCCAGAACTTCACATCCTACACCACGAAGTCGATCCCCAGCGTGCTTGGGACGTTGCGGAATAGCAGTATCGCTCCCAGCACAACGTGGGCCTACACTGCCGGCGCGGTATACAAGGATCCTCCCGTCTTCGGCAGTGTGACCTTTGGCGGCTACGATGCGAACCGGATCGATCTGAGGTACAACAGTGTCAGTGTGCCGTTCTGGACTGATCCTTCTCGCGACTTACTGCTGGGTCTGCAGTCCATCACGTACGACACCCTGGGCAGTTCTCCCCTGCTCACCGATGGCATCTACGTCTTCCTCGACTCCATGGTAGCGCAAATGTGGCTTCCCCTCCCCGTGTGTCAAGCCTTCGAGTCTGCATTCGGGATAGAATGGGACAATGTCACCGAGCTGTACACCGTCAGCGAGGCGACCCACACAAAACTCCTGGCCCAAAACCCTACCTTCGAGTTCACCGTCGGCGTCACGAAAGAACCACAGGGCAACGGCATCACGTCTATcaagattccttacgccGCATTTGACCTCAACGTCAGCACGCCGTTCTACAACGAGAGCCGGCGGTATTTCCCGTTGAAGAGGGCTCAGAACGATGCGCAGTATACTCTCGGGAGAGCATTCTTGCAGGAAGCGTATGTCATTGCCGACTATGACAGGCGGAATTTCACGATTGGGCAAGCATTGTTTCCGACGACCGAAGATCTGAAGGCCATTCTGCCGCCCGGGGAGATGATCGATCGACCAGGCTCCGGCTCTGGCCTCAGCAAAGGCGCGATAGCAGGTATCGCCGTCGGCGTGGTCGTACTCGTTGCAGCGTTACTTGTGTGCATATGGCTATGGTGGcgcaagaagcagcagcGTGCCCGAGAACAGAAGTACATGCTCACTACGCCGGACGAGAAGCCCATccaggacgaagacgacgtgCACAAGACATCAGCGTCAGAACTCGAGCATCAAGATGTCCGAGAGCTGCGAGGCAACGACTGGTATCCGGAGCTGAGAGGCGACGAGCGGCATCCGGAGTTGTCTTCATCGAAGACTCATGATCGATCGGAGCTGGGAGGACATGTGAATGACGGAAAGTATGAGTTGCCAGCAGGAGGGGAGAGATATGAGCTTAGCGCGGGGAGAGATGCTGCAGCGGAATTGGAGGCGAAGCGGTAGATACAGGCTCGTGCTGAGAGACGTTTCTGCTGTGTGCGTTCGGCGCACCATAGATACAGTTCTGTACAGTGTACAACGGCCTTTGGTTATGATACAACATGCGCATATCTGTCGCATGATTTTGTGGGGTTTACCGATCGACTTTGGTATCCCAGGCATTAGGTCTGCGCACTTGTCAGCGACCCGCTCAATGGACAATCAtcagagaagaaggcgggaTACTCACCGTCTAAACAACATCGTAAACAAGGCCTTTCCCTTTCCGCCATCtgccttctgcttcttcaacCACTGCCACAATTCCTTGCGCAAAGTCTCATCTCTCTTCCCGAGTACATCAATACCTCTCTGCTCACACGCTATCGCGACCTCCTCCGGTAATAGCTCGTTCAGCGCTTTGTCTCCAGACTTGAGCAAGAGAAAGTCGTCACTCGCCAAATATGTCAGATTCCTCGACAAAGCCCGTCGGAGCAGGAAAGACGGCGGCGGAAGTTGTATCCTATCCCAGAAGCGGTTGTGCAAGTTCAACACCGAGGAGAGATGGTATAATTGGTCGTCCCTCAGTCGTGAAAGAAGTCCAATAATATGCTCCTTTCGTGTAGTCGGCCACTCCAGGCTCTTCCTCTCCTGCTTCGTATCCTTCGACCCAGCGCCGCCCAACAGCTGCTCTTTCGACGGCTCGGAGATGCCATTCCTGAACGCCACCCTCCTCCTGTCTTCCGCCTTTGCTCTCATACCCCTGATCTGCTTCGGAATGCGACAAGTCCCTGGAACTGCCGAGGGAATGAAAGGTACAATGAGAGGCAGCCATTCGCCAAAGATGCAGACCAGCACGCCGAAGAAGGGGAGTTTGCCGATATCGTATGCGTCGCGGGCGAGTAGTTGGTGTTCGGCGCGAGTGAGATGTGATAGACGCTCGAGAGGAGGGGAAGCACGCTCCTGGCCAGGGCCGCCTTCTTTGGCGGGCTTTGGTAGGCGGGCTTTGAGCAGTTTCACGGCTTGATGATTGAACCACACTGCTTTCAGACCGAGCCAGTAGAAAGAGCCGTAGGCACGGCCGATCTTGAAGTAGTAGATTGGTGTACTGGAGTCGCCGCGTTCTGGGAGTTTGAGGGGTGGAGGGAGCGTGCTCGACGGTGGGTTGACTGTGTGTACATTGCGTCCGTTCTGTATCGCGACCAGCGCTGCTTTTTCTGGTCCGGGTCTTGCGTCCTGTTTGTCCTTTGAGTCTAATCTTCTTGGGCTGGAGGAGATGTATCGTGCGGTGGATGACTTGAGGAAGCCATTGTTTCGTCgacggacgaggaggagctgcTGTTGCAAGCTGCCGTTGGAGTAGGTGGAAATGCTCGAGGCAGCGCGCGAGCAACTGCTCGGCCAACGTGTTGTCATTGCAtgtgaggaggtggaggaggttcgAGGAGAATGAAGAAGTTATAGCGACAAGGTGAATGTTCCCTGAGCAAGCATGAATCTCGAGATATCGCGCTGAAGGTTTGAGGCGCGACGGATGAAGTGAGCGTCATCGCCACGTGGGGAAAGGATTAGTTGGCACCCATCAATATTTGATGGGTAATTCGTCCTTCTGGCTAGGTAAGGACCTCCATGGCTCCGCTCAAACCGCACCAACGCAACTCGGACTTCAGTGGCCCAGTCGGTGTGGTGTGAGCTCGAAGGACGACAGTATTCTAGTTGCTTTCATTCCCTTCGTacatcttcctcgatctATATTCACGTTCCCTGCGCAGAACTGCATAGTCCAAGCTCACGATATCAGACGCATGCGTTCCACTCTCAGCGGGCTCACGGAGGTAGGTAGAAATGCCGGATGATTGCCAGGTCTGAGAGAGCACACCTCGACCGCAATCTCTATATCTACTTCTCCGGCAACATCATGACATACTCCCTCTCACTATCTCCAAACCCAATGACATCCTGATCTCTCAACTCCACATACCGACTTGCCTCCACCTTCTCTCCGTTCAACTTCGTTCCCTTCGTGCTCTCCAAGTCAATCAAATACGGCTTGACCTTACTCGCCCGGTCTCCGTACTCATTCGTGCTCGTAACATATCTGAATTGAATCACCGCATGCTGCTTGCTCACACTCGGATGCTCGATCGGTAGATCCGTGACTCTCTGGTCACGACCCATGAGCCAGACACTGCGTTGATAGAGGTAGACTGTGTCGACCAAGTCTTTTCCTTTGAAGATGTACATGCGCCATTGCTCTTTGGACGAGGGCTTTCGCGCTTCAGGAGGTTCGTTGTATTTGAGGACCGTCGTTGTGCCGGCGACTGTGTTGGCTTCTTTGGCCAGGAGTCCGGTGGGCTTGAAGTTGGGCTTCTGCTTTTCTGGAGGAGGTGCCTCGCCTGGTGCGACTTCGCCGCGGAAAGAGTCATTTTGAGACGGTAATGGCGCTCGAGATCTCTTCACTTCAGACTTGGGTGGTGATCTCGAAGCGCTGCGTGATCGCGCTCGTCGCTTCTTGGCGGGTGGAGATCCAGAGCGATGGCGCCGGTGTGATCGATCCTTGTCGTctcgagagcgagagcggtCTCTGTGCTTGCGCTCCCGTCTTGAACTTCTTGCTTCGCTTCCAGAATCATCCGCATCCCGTTCTCGTCGTTCTCGCCTGTGATGAGATTCTCTGTAGCGATCGGAGTCGCCGTCTCTGCTGTGTCGATGCGATCGTCGCTCGTGTGAGCGGTCGCGTCCTGATCGTGGCTCCTTCCGTCGTTCAAGAGAATCTTCGCGCGACCTTGTGCGTTGCTTGCGATCTTCTGTGCGCTGGGAAGACCGGGACGAATCCCGCCGTCTTCTGTGCGAAGGTTTTGTGCGGCTTGACTCCATGTCGGAGGCCTCACTACTGCGGCTTCCTCTGCGGGTGTTGGAGTCCATACTTTTGCCGCCGTCTTTATTCGCTCAATCGATATTGCCCTTGCTGGAAGCTAGTCTCGCTTTGCTGGTTGCTTTGCGCTCTTTTCGATGTTGATCAACTGGCGAGTCTGTATTCCTTCCTCGCTGTAGCAATGCTGCTTGCGAAAATCATGGGACAGACAGCTGACTAAGCTGAGCGCACGGGCCCGATCCCATTCATCACCGTTGATCTGCAAACTTCCGCCCTTCAACGACAACATCATCCCTTCTACGTCGACTCCTACATCTCATGATCATGTTCTGGAGGGGGTCGAAACCCAAGAAGGAAAGAGCTGCATCAGTATTGGTTTCGGGCAAAGTACAAGACGGAGCTGAAATGTTCGATGATTCCCATCCGGAGGCTCCCTCATACCGGGCGCGTGAACCGTGCTACCATCGGCCATCATTACTGAGTGCACCCCAAGGACTGTTTGGTAAAGGGTCCAAAGGATGAAGGGACGGCTAAGCTGTGTAGGCGATACTAATGGTCCTGGAGCAGTGTAGATTTGAGACGACGTCAATACCACTCGGAGAGGTCGTCATAAGCACTAGGACTGCTACTTGTGCGCGGGCTACAGTCCGTAACGACGACAATCGTGGTCGCAGCTTCTCTGATGATGCCTTCCATCCGCCTGTAGGAGCTGGCATGAACATGTCTGCTTCTTGGCGGCCCGCTGGTGAGATGTTGCTTTTAGGCCAGGACTGGGAGATGTGTCACCAGCATCGCATATGAGGGCGAAGGGGGTCAGCAAGTCATTGAGGCGCAGCGCTCTCGTTGTCCAGGAAGTCTAGGATCATTACATCCCTCGCATCGTGTCGCAGCTCCGGCATTGTACTCATTGCTGAGCAGCCCTAGGGAAGTCCAGCACGTCATTCGTTACACGCATGCGGGAATCTGATCTCGGCCAACCCCAGAATCGTCGCATACAAGGACATAGTCGTGTGTTGCTTCCGTCGCTGTTCCTGTATGCAGGAAATGGTCTGTACTATCCGGATGCGCGGATGATGTCCAGGATCTTGACATCCATCCTGGAGTATCCGGAGGTCCCGCCATTGCGGTCCCGTCAGCATCCGCAGCCTTTCAAGGAAATAAGACTCCTCCTCTTGTCCCACACCGCTCTCCCGTCCCACCACTCCAAGCTCTTCACTCGGAAGTCTGCGCCGCCAAAACCAACCCATCTCGGACAATAGCGCTCTACCATGAAGCTTCATCTCAACCTCGCCTTTGGCCTCTTCCTACTCGGCCAAGTCACAGCCCAGCCATTCTCCGGTCTCGAGAAACGAGGCAACCTAGTCGATCCTTACCAATGCAACGGAGGAAGCTATACGATCAACTGTCCCAACG
The DNA window shown above is from Zymoseptoria tritici IPO323 chromosome 11, whole genome shotgun sequence and carries:
- a CDS encoding peptidase aspartic (Peptidase aspartic), which encodes MAHALYPALSCFEINPFRPTLGQDHFAYVTREGNDGRWSTFNVQIGRPAQVVRLLPGTSATAANQVWAVLNEGCTQANPDLDLKDCISSRGGVFKSNASTSWTTARLENGGLYEIDLFEESKLGLSANAYFGFDDVSFGLPGAGVPTLSNQLVAGFATNDFFLGTLPLSPISQNFTSYTTKSIPSVLGTLRNSSIAPSTTWAYTAGAVYKDPPVFGSVTFGGYDANRIDLRYNSVSVPFWTDPSRDLLLGLQSITYDTLGSSPLLTDGIYVFLDSMVAQMWLPLPVCQAFESAFGIEWDNVTELYTVSEATHTKLLAQNPTFEFTVGVTKEPQGNGITSIKIPYAAFDLNVSTPFYNESRRYFPLKRAQNDAQYTLGRAFLQEAYVIADYDRRNFTIGQALFPTTEDLKAILPPGEMIDRPGSGSGLSKGAIAGIAVGVVVLVAALLVCIWLWWRKKQQRAREQKYMLTTPDEKPIQDEDDVHKTSASELEHQDVRELRGNDWYPELRGDERHPELSSSKTHDRSELGGHVNDGKYELPAGGERYELSAGRDAAAELEAKR